The Prevotella sp. E2-28 genome includes the window GTTGGAACAGGTACTTCCAAACGATGTGGCAACCCATATCCACACGCTATACGAACGCTCAGATAACACTATCTGCATAGGTTGCGACGACGGATTAATATGCTTCAACCCCGACACTCGGCAATGGAGTCGCCTATGGCAACAGCAATCACAGAGCGACCGTTTCGTCTATGCCATCACCAGCGACACGGAAGGAGGCCTCTGGATAGGCACCTTCTATGGGGGCGTCTATTACGTATCGCCTATGGGGAAACGGTTTGACGGATTTACTACTGATAACGGACTGAGAGGCAACGTCATCTCGCGCTTCTGCGAAGACCTGCAGGGTAACATCTGGATAGCCAGCGACGATGGCGGCTTCATGTGTTATTCACCCGAACAGCAACAGTTTATTGATTATCCGCATCAAGATGAGCTAAATACCGTCAATGCCCATGCGCTGGCACTGAAAGGTGCTGAACTGTGGATGGGTACTTACACGCGAGGCGTTTACGTACTAAATACCATAAACGGACAGCTACGCCACTACGGACAGGATAAGCTGACAGACCCCAGTTCCTACGCTATCTACCACGATAGTAAGGGACGCACATGGGTTGCCACCATGGAAGGTTTCAACCTTTACGACCCTTCAACAGACGGGTTCCATCATATTGCTACCACGAAAGCCCTTGCTATTGATATCGACGAAGATTCCAAACACCGTCTGTGGCTATCTACTCAGGGAGCAGGACTATGGCGCTATTCGCCTGACAGCAAGGAACTCAAGCAATATATCCACCATGACGATGACGAGCAATCGCTACCCAGTGATCAGGTGAACTGTTCCATGGTGGATGCTGGCGGACGTCTATGGATTGCCACCCTTAACGGCCTTTGCTATTATGATACAACGAAAGACCTGTTCGTGAAAGTGGATCTCTCCATAGAAACGGGCAATGTGATGAGTATCATTGAGGACCAAGGCGTGCTTTGGATTTCTACCGAACGTGGTATCGTGAAATACGAACCCCAAAATTCAAACCTCAAACCTCAAACCTTAAGCCCCACAACTCAGCGTTTTACCCGTCACGACGGACTGGTGAGCGAACAGTTCCAACCTAATTCCGGCATCAAGGCCAGCGACGGGCGTATCTATTTCGGTGGTGTCAACGGCTTTAATGCCTTCTACCCTTATCAGATTAAGGCTAACCGTATCATGCCGCCAGTCTATATTGAGGTACAGGATATCCATAACCAGATGATTTTCTCTTTCGTGGCCCTCAGCTACTGTTCGCCCGAGAAGAACCAGTATGCTTATATGCTCGATGGGTTCGATAAAGAATGGAACTATGTGGGCAACCAGACGCGCGCCACCTATACCAACCTGCCCGCAGGCACCTATACCTTCCGTGTGAAAGCCACTAACAATGATGGTATCTGGAGCGACAAAGAGGCTACCATTACGATTGTTGTACCACCGCCTTTCTGGTGGACCTGGTATGCCAAGCTCTTTTATCTCCTGCTGATTGTGTTCTTTATCTGGTATTATGTCCACTTCCGATTGAAACGAGCCGAGAAGCGCCATCAGCAAGAACTACAACACCTGCAAGAACAGAAAGAAAAAGAAGCCCGCGAGGCGCGCCTAAACTTCTTCACTATGGTGGCCCATGAGATACGTACCCCCGTTTCACTCATCATCGGACCGCTGGAGAAAATCAAGGATAAAAACGAGGAGTTGCGTATCATCGACCGCAATGCCCATCGCCTACTGGAACTCGTGAATCAGCTGCTCGACTTCCGAAAGGCTGAGCAGCACATGCTGGTATGCAACTTCAAGCCACAGAACATCAACGAGTTGCTTCATGCCGTATGCGAACGTTTCGAGCCAACCTTCCAACAAAACGGCCGACAGTTTACAGTTCATTATCCTGATGAGCATTTCACGGCTATCATCGATGGAGAAGCTATCACAAAGGTGGTGAGCAACCTGCTTACCAATGCTAATAAATACAGTAAGAAGAGCGTCACCCTGACTTGTATCATAGAGCCCGATGAGGACCATTTCCGAATCACCGTTAGCGATGATGGCATCGGCATACGCAAAGAGGAACACCAACGCATCTTCGAGCCCTTCTATCAGGCTGAAGGCAATAAACCTGGCACAGGTATTGGCCTCAATATCGTGAAGAATATCGTAGAGCTTCATCACGGCACTATCAGTGTTGACTCCGAGGTAGGACTAGGCAGTACCTTTACCATCACCCTACCCGTCAGTCAGGTCATCACAACTACCACACAGGATTCCAAACAGGAAGTCCTGCCCACAAACGACACCAACGATTCCTCAAACCCACAACCTTCAACGTCGCAATCGCTGTTGATAGTCGATGACTCCGACGATATGCTGGAATTCCTCTCCAGTAGCCTCAATAAGCAATATCAGATAGCTACTGCCCACGATGGTATTGAAGCGCTCGACCTACTCTCCAAACAGCAGTTTGACCTGATTATCAGCGACTGGATGATGCCCCGCATGGATGGAGCTGAGTTCTGTAAGCAGGTGCGCAGCAATCCGCTTACTAGCCATATCCCGTTTATCATGCTTACGGCAAAGACCGACGACCAGTCGAAGGTAGAGGGTATGGACATTGGTGCCGATGCCTACATCGAGAAGCCTTTCTCCGTACAGTATCTGGAAGCCTGCATCCGCAATATTATTGCCCTCAGGCGTAAGCTGATAGAGAAGTTCACAAGCGAACCTGCAACACCTGTTGAGGACATCGCCAGCAACCCCACTGATGACAAATTCCTCAAGCAGATGACTCAGATTATCGAGGAAAACATGGCTAATAGTGACCTTTCTGTTAATTTCCTGGCAGAGCAATTGGGCATCAGTCGTAGCGGTCTCTTTGCAAAGATTAAGACGCTGGCCGACATCACACCTAACGAGATGATTCAGGTGGTGCGACTGAAGCGAGCAGCCAAACTCCTGCGTGAAGGAAAATACCTGGTCAGCGAGGTGGGCTATATGGTAGGTTTCTCTAATCCCTCCTACTTCACAAAATGTTTCCAGAAACAGTTTGGCATCAAGCCAGGCGACTACATCAAAAGTAGCTGATGGCCTGATGCCTTACACTTAGTCTTCTATCCTTTCCACGATGAAGTCGCAGGCTGAGAACCAGTTGCTGCCTTCGCCATATTTCAAGGCGATGCTGCGATCGAGGGTGACGCCATAGGTGAGTGCGTGGTTGGCAATATCATCGGTAATAATGATGTCGTCGAGGTAGATG containing:
- a CDS encoding hybrid sensor histidine kinase/response regulator transcription factor, with protein sequence MSRKLAILAILLLTFLQGWAVHSALPLGSSKNDYQYRHIGMEDGLPSNAVRNIVQDKYGYIWFGTDNGLCRYDGIRVHTYRIAENNSNQYISALLSSDEGIYVGTDKGAFLLKYNTDRFERLPIDIHSTVTYLSLDKENNLWISTAAQGIWHYTFNNKETHHYDFPQTNGFVSQVFVDNANQIWAVSNWGVNPISRLNRLHDKFEASVFSSPISYNSLRMLQTRDGRQWLGTWEQGLILIHSNGQLEQVLPNDVATHIHTLYERSDNTICIGCDDGLICFNPDTRQWSRLWQQQSQSDRFVYAITSDTEGGLWIGTFYGGVYYVSPMGKRFDGFTTDNGLRGNVISRFCEDLQGNIWIASDDGGFMCYSPEQQQFIDYPHQDELNTVNAHALALKGAELWMGTYTRGVYVLNTINGQLRHYGQDKLTDPSSYAIYHDSKGRTWVATMEGFNLYDPSTDGFHHIATTKALAIDIDEDSKHRLWLSTQGAGLWRYSPDSKELKQYIHHDDDEQSLPSDQVNCSMVDAGGRLWIATLNGLCYYDTTKDLFVKVDLSIETGNVMSIIEDQGVLWISTERGIVKYEPQNSNLKPQTLSPTTQRFTRHDGLVSEQFQPNSGIKASDGRIYFGGVNGFNAFYPYQIKANRIMPPVYIEVQDIHNQMIFSFVALSYCSPEKNQYAYMLDGFDKEWNYVGNQTRATYTNLPAGTYTFRVKATNNDGIWSDKEATITIVVPPPFWWTWYAKLFYLLLIVFFIWYYVHFRLKRAEKRHQQELQHLQEQKEKEAREARLNFFTMVAHEIRTPVSLIIGPLEKIKDKNEELRIIDRNAHRLLELVNQLLDFRKAEQHMLVCNFKPQNINELLHAVCERFEPTFQQNGRQFTVHYPDEHFTAIIDGEAITKVVSNLLTNANKYSKKSVTLTCIIEPDEDHFRITVSDDGIGIRKEEHQRIFEPFYQAEGNKPGTGIGLNIVKNIVELHHGTISVDSEVGLGSTFTITLPVSQVITTTTQDSKQEVLPTNDTNDSSNPQPSTSQSLLIVDDSDDMLEFLSSSLNKQYQIATAHDGIEALDLLSKQQFDLIISDWMMPRMDGAEFCKQVRSNPLTSHIPFIMLTAKTDDQSKVEGMDIGADAYIEKPFSVQYLEACIRNIIALRRKLIEKFTSEPATPVEDIASNPTDDKFLKQMTQIIEENMANSDLSVNFLAEQLGISRSGLFAKIKTLADITPNEMIQVVRLKRAAKLLREGKYLVSEVGYMVGFSNPSYFTKCFQKQFGIKPGDYIKSS